One window of the Mesotoga sp. Brook.08.105.5.1 genome contains the following:
- a CDS encoding DUF1295 domain-containing protein, with protein sequence MAYVILFNALVVVAYMSAFFVIGTAKKDNSVVDIGWGAGFVMVAFFTLFVYGEFNARQIITTTLITFWGTRLSTHIFRRNWGRGEDFRYLQMREKWGDKVLVRSFLQIYMLQGVFMLIISYSVMLINSHSGREFGLADILGILIWASGFAVESIADAQLKAFVKTKKPGEVMTGGLWRYSRHPNYFGEAVQWWGIFVIALSIDGGLWAIISPITITILLRFVSGVPYLERKYRDYPAFKEYLKETNAFIPWFPRKK encoded by the coding sequence ATGGCATATGTGATCCTTTTCAATGCTTTAGTCGTAGTCGCCTATATGTCTGCATTCTTCGTAATCGGGACAGCGAAGAAGGATAACTCTGTCGTAGACATCGGCTGGGGTGCCGGGTTCGTTATGGTGGCCTTTTTCACGCTCTTCGTGTACGGTGAGTTCAACGCCAGGCAGATAATCACAACCACGCTGATCACATTCTGGGGAACGAGGCTGAGTACCCACATATTCAGAAGGAATTGGGGACGGGGAGAGGATTTTCGCTACTTACAGATGAGGGAGAAATGGGGAGACAAGGTACTTGTAAGATCCTTCCTTCAGATTTATATGCTCCAGGGGGTTTTCATGTTAATAATATCGTACTCCGTCATGTTGATAAATAGCCATTCAGGCCGGGAATTTGGACTTGCCGATATACTCGGCATTTTGATATGGGCCTCCGGGTTTGCTGTCGAATCGATCGCCGATGCTCAGCTAAAGGCTTTTGTGAAAACCAAGAAGCCAGGAGAGGTTATGACTGGAGGGCTGTGGAGGTACTCTAGGCATCCAAACTATTTCGGAGAAGCCGTGCAGTGGTGGGGCATTTTCGTGATTGCCCTTTCTATCGATGGCGGACTTTGGGCTATCATAAGTCCGATAACCATAACCATACTGTTGAGATTCGTCTCGGGGGTACCTTATCTGGAGAGGAAGTACAGAGATTACCCTGCTTTCAAAGAGTACTTGAAAGAGACCAA